CTTGCCGCCGAGACGTAAGATTCCATCTTCGTCTAGCGTCGGGCTTAAAACCAGTAAATGGGAAGAGGAACGAAGTGGCTTTCCTCGTTTAAGTCTGGTGATGTCTTCCAGAAAAGCTTCTGATTGACATCGTTTGAGGAGGTTCTTCGTTTCCCCTTCTAATTTTAAGAAAGATGAAAGGTTAGAACAGTCCAAACCGACTGCTGACCAACCAAACGGATCCGGATTGGACTGGACGGAATACAATTTGATGGCTTTGATTTCGGCCGTCGTGGCCATCCACGGCAGATCTGTGGGCCAGGTTGATTCAGGTTGTAGTAGAAATTCCGGGCCATCTTGCCAGATCTTTGGCCATACCTCTTCTCCGATGGCGGAACGGGTCGCAGCGTCAGCGGGGTTGAGTTTGCCGGGAATAAAACGCCATTCGTCGCTCTCTGTTAACGTCTGGATCTCTCCGACTCGGTTGGCGACGAAGATTTGGTAAAACGAGGCGGTTGCTCTTATCCAATTACGGACAGTACTGGAGTCCGTCCAGAAATATCTGCGGTCGATGGAATGGGTGAGACAGTTCTGGACGGTGGCAGCAACACGGGCGGACAATAGGGCGGTGTTTAGCTCCAATTTTGGCACCGACAGACTCTTCTTTGGGGCCAACTTACTGCTTGCCTTCACAATTCTGATAATGATTTTACCGCAGCGGTACTGGTTGCGGACGTACACCACCGTAGCGTAGGCCTCCTCTGAGGCATCTCCAAACGTGTGTAGCTGAGACTCGACGATATCGTCCTCTTCTGGAAATAAACAGCGTTCGATGGACACATGGGCCAATTCTTGGACGATCTGGAACCATGACTCCCACCACGCTCGATCAGCTCCTTCTACAGGGTCGGACCATTTTAGCCCTTTGACGACCAAATCGCGAAGGCGGACCTTTGCCTTTATGATGATAGGAGCCGCTAACCCTAGCGGATCGAATATTTCGGCGACGTGGCTAGTCAAACTGAGCCGTGTGTATTCTTCCTCCGTCGGGCGATTTATCTGGAAGCCTAGAGCGTCTGAGGTGGTGTTCaacaccgcaccgagcaccttCGTACTTTCGCTGTCCGCGGAAAGACTGGAGATTTGCGGAATTGGCTTCTTTTCTTCCTGCATGGCTGCTACGAATTCTGCTGAATTGGAGATCCAATCTTGAAAGTGAAGGTCGGCTCCGGCCAGAGCTTTTCTTACGGTGGACGCTTCTGCTACGCCTTCGTCGGCACTCTTTGCGGATCCCAAATAATCGTCTACATACATTCTTCTTTGGACTGCTTCGACCGCCTTTTCTCCTACTCCGGCATCAGAAACTGCACGGCGGGTGGTTTGTATGGCGATGAAGGGAGAACAAGTAGCGCCAAACGGCAACCGATCCAACCGGCAAACGACAGTCTTCGGTGGGGACTCTTGccacaaaaagcaaaaatagtTTGCGTCGGAGAGATTAAGCCTAAAACGGCTAAACATCACTTCCACATCTGAAGCCCAGGCTTTGGCTCCCTCACGGAACTGGATTAAAACGGATGGAAGAGGAGGCTGGAGAGCGGAACCACTGAGTATGGCGTCATTCAAACACTTTCCCTGGAAGGGGGCTGCGGCATCAAAGACGACACGTAACTTAGGGCCTTTGTAAAAGCCGTGATGCGCGAGAAAGTATTTTGCGGACTCCGCTTCCTCTTCAGATAACACAGAGGCGTATCCTTTGTCGATAGTTTTCCGAACGGCAGCACGGTAATCCTTCTCGAACGCTGGCTCTCTGCTGAAACGCCGAAGTAGACCACCGAATCGTTGTTGAGTCATCTGCTTGTTGCAAACTAAAGCTGGCTCCCCCGTCTTCCAGGTGATGGGAACCTCGTAGCCTACGTCCAGCTTCTTTGTTCCAGCTTTTAAAATTGCGATGGCTTGTCGATCGTCGTCTGACATTCCCTTCGTCTTCGACTCCGTTCCAAAATTTTCAGTGTCGCAGAAACGGCGTAGTTCTGCCGCGATCTCATCCAACTGCGTCGAACTATTGACGGTATGAGTCTGGGCGGCTGTGACGGAAGCACCATCGCTGACGATACCACGGATGATCCAACCTAGCCTGCTTCTGATGGTGGTCGGTTCGTAGTCATCTCCGACTCTGGATTCCAAAGCTACGATGAGGTGCGAGTAATCGGTGCTGATCAGGATGTCCACTCTGCCGCCCGTTTCCCCAACAGGAAGGTCGGCCAGATGCGACCAACGTTTCTTCAAATTTCCCCAATCTGTAACCGGGGTAGTACTCGCGACGGTAGTGGGCAGGGTAGAACACGAGAGATCCAACTTCTTGCCATAAACCGTGTCTATCTGGAAATTAACACGTTGAGAACGGTAGTGCTTTACTACACCGCCCGCGCCTTCCACGGTCAGAATCTGATGAACACCGGAAATCTTGTTCGCACTGGCGAAACTTTGCCGCATAAGTGTCGAATCGCTCCCTTCGTCGATTAAGACGTTCGCCCATACCGATCCGTTATCGGCACTGGAAACTCTCAACCGCATCATCCCCATGGCGACTTGTTGTGGACTCTGCTTCCGGAGGTGGGCCGTCGCTGTTCTTGTCATTTCGGTCCTCGTTGCATGCGGCGTGAATACAGTGGCTGGTCTATCGGGGTCATGAACCAATTCATGATGGTGCAGGCTGCAACCAGCGATCTTGCATGGCTTCTTCGTAAAACAATTCCGGACGGAGTGCTTCGCTCCCAGACATCCGAAACATAACCTGTGCTTGGCGCAGAAAGAAACTCGGTCTGCAACGACTAAAGCTTTGAACCGGCTACAATTTTCCAATTTGTGGTCGCCTTCACATTTGAAACAGAATGGCCGGAAGGTGACCTTAGGTGCTGAGTGGTTGTCAGTTGCCTTTGTGGATGAAGCAGGGTGGCTGCGAGCATGAGACCGACGTGGTTTGAGTACGGAAGAAGAAGCCTGCTCGGATGCAATGCTGTATGCATTTTGGTACTCTGCCGCTCTCTCACACAGCCAGGAGCCAAAGGCGTTGAGACTTCTTGTTTCCAATCCTCCTCGTCGTCCACGGTTCCACTCAAAACGATCTGGTGGCTGGAGTCTCATGCTAATCCTCTCGATCAAATCTGGGGCGTTGGATTCTCCGATACGGCTGAGATCGAATAGATGAGTCCTAACCCGCTCGGCAAAACGTTTGAAAATGGCCGGGTCATTTCTCAGTTCCACTTTCTCGATGGCCTGTAGAGTAGCAGCTCGCATAACATCCCGTCTGCCAGAGCTCTGTTTGAGACGGACTAAGGCTTCGATGTAGGCTGACTCGCCACCTCCGAGACCTTGAACCAGGTCGAGGCAATCGCCTTTCAGATGACGTTTGAGAATGGTCAATTTTTCTCCAGCGGATTTTCCGGAATCGTGCACAAGAGCTCTGTACAAATCTATCCATTCAAACCAGTCGAGGGACTTTCCGGAATAAATTTCTAACTCTGTCTTGACTGAAGAACGGGAACTCGCCGTAACGTTTGGCTTCAGCTGGCCGGTGGCATAACGGTCGATCCACTCGTCAGGAGCTGCTGGTGAAGTCGAAGAATTAAGCCGGCGTTGGTTCTGTCTCCAATCTTGACCAAGTTGAGAAAGTCGCTGAGAAACGTGCGTAACTGCACTAGCACGATCGTCATCAACATCTAGTTCTTGCAATGCTTGCTGTGCCGCAGTGGCTTCACGTCGGGCCTGATCTGCTCGGTTGGACGCTTCGTTGGCTTGACGACGGGCTGCGTCTGCTTGTAGAGCGGCTGCATCTGCTCTTTGTTGGGCTAACTTGCGTTCCTCCTCTTGACGATTTTGCTCGGATGCTGGAATAGATGGTGCCCGATTGCCTGCAGTCACAGAGGGAGGTTCACCTACTCTTGAATTCAAATATTGTTGACCTCTCTCCAACGCGTCTCCAGCAAGCTCAACGTACTTTAGATGAAACTCGTCTTGACGATCATTTTCTGCCTGATCTTCGACTGTCGACAGATTGGTATGGATTTTAGTGGCTGCGGCCAATAGAGTCTCAAGGTGCTTCATTAAACTGGAAATGGATCCTCTGGAAACTCTGTCAGTAACTAGGTTGCCTAGGTACCGCATTGTCTTGGTGATCTGCTGACGTACGGCACTGCGTTGCTTCTTCCAGGTAGCAGCATCTTGAAGGTCCCTTTGGGTTGTAGGTGTGGTCGTCTCTTGAGGAACCTCGTTGTCTCCATTTACACCGGCCATACTGATTAATGAGGCGAGAGTAGACAGCTAACTGGCTGGAAGCTAGATGAGACAGCGAGCAGAAGCTCCTCCGAAAGTGAATGAAGAGAAAGGAGTCAACCCAGGTAATTGACAGAGAATGAACTAATGGTCGACAGTGTTCGACCAGCAGGAACGTTGACAAGTTCTGGAAAAACGAGCATAGACGTAGGATCAACTTCAGACGACGAATAGGCCAAGAAGAATCTCTGTGGATggctccggttcgaaggaccaatgTTTCGACGCTAAGAATTGGGAGCCTTCAGAATTCCTTCTAGGGTCTGTTGTAAGCAGCCCCTGTAATTTATTCGCAAGTTGCTGGGTCATGCACGACACAAATGAAAGAATGTGTGGGACTCAAACTGTGCCGACATACAGGGATATGACATACGTGTGATGTctaaaccaaaagaaaaagaattaattagggaacggaaaggaaacaaggAAGAATTGTACCTCGGATGACACGAGAAAATGTGAGTGGCCACCCAGACcaatacacacacagacagggaatatagaTATGAAGCCTAAAATAAACGGTAATGAGCATACACAATAGAATATAAGTATTATCATAATAATTACCAATGCTAGACAAGCAAAAGCACTCAGCATGAGGTTTGAACTGACAGTTCAGAACAGAAAAACGAGCCAAACTAAAGATCAAGCACATTCATAGATTAGACAGGTCGGGCAATTGGTAATTATAAACAGATATACTCACAAACTGAATAAATGGCTTCACGAAACAGAGAAAGGTATAATAATCGTGACAGTAACTATCTCGTTTCAACAGTAAAACGAGCGTGGTCTTAACGTCGCAAGAAGGCTAGCAGACGGATTCACGCAAAGACTCGGTAAGGAAGGGGTAAGAATCGCACTTGAAGTAAAGTTTAGGCGTTGCCAAATTGCAGAGATTTGAAATGTGCTTTTCTCGCCGCaaaaaaactcataatataacagtgtattcacattgaatacaagtatatttgatcctgtttacatatggaagaaaaaactcatggtatcacagtgtattcatattgaatacaggtatatttgattctgtttacatgtagaagtatgaagtaataatataacagtgtattcacattgaaaacaagtatatttgattctgtttacatgaagaagtataaactcataatataacagtgtattcacattgaatacaagtatatttgatcctgtttacattagaagtaaaaactcataatataacagtgtattcacattgaatacaagtatatttgatcctgtttacatatagaagttaaaactcatggtatcacagtgtatttacattgaatacaggtatatttgattctgtttacatatagaagtcaaaactcatggtatcacagagtattcatgttgaatacaggtatatttgattctgtttacatgtagaattataaaatcataatataacagtgtattcacattgaatacaagtatatttgatcctgtttacatatagaagtaaaaactcatggtataacagtgtattcacattggatacaagtatatttgattctttttaaatggagaagtataaactcataatataacagtgtattcacattgaatacaagtatatttgatcctgtttacatatagaagtaaaaactcatggtatcacagtgtattcacattgaatacaagtatatttgattctgcttacatgtagaagtataaactcataatataacagtgtattcacattgaatacaagtatatttgattctgtttacatgtagaagtataaactcataatataacagtgtattcacattgaatacaagtatatttcatcctgtttacatatagaagtaaaaactcatggtataacagtgtattcacattgaatacaagtatattttattctttttgcatgtagaagtaaaaactcataatataacagtgtattcacattgaatacaagtatatttgatcctgttaacatatagaagtaaaaactcatggtataacagtgtattcacattgaatacaagtatatttgattctttttaaatggagaagtataaactcttaatatgacagtgtattcacattgaatacaagtatatttgatcctgtttacatatagaagtaaaaactcatggtatcacagtgtattcacattgaatacaagtatatttgattctttttacatgtagaagtataaacttataatataacagtgtattcacattgcatacaagtatatttgatcccttttacatatagaagtaaaaacttatggtatcacagtgtattcacattgaatacaagtatatttgatcctgtttacatatagaagttaaaactcatggtatcacagtgtattcacattgaatacaggtatatttgattatgcttacatgtagaagtataaactcataatataacagtgtattcacattgaatacaagtatatttgattctgtttacatgtagaagtataaactcataatataacagtgtattcacattgaatacaagtatatttgatcctgtttacatatagaagtaaaaactcatggtatcacagtgtattcacattgaatacaagtatttttgatcctgtttacatatagaagttaaaactcatggtatcacagtgtattcacattgaatacaggtatattgtattctgcttacatgtagaagtataaaatcataatataacagtgtattcacattgaatacaagtatatttgattctgtttacatatagaagtaaaaactcatggtaaaccagtgtattcacattgaatacaagtatatttgattctttttacatgtagaagtataaactcataatataacagtgtattcacattgaatacaagtatatttgatcctgtttacatatagaagtaaaaacccatggtataacagtgtattcacattgaatacaagtatatttgattctttttacatgtataagtataaacttataatataacagtgtattcacattgaatacaagtatatttgatcctgtttacatatagaagtaaaaactcatggtatcacagtgtattcacattaaatacaagtatatttgatcctgtttacatatagaagtaaaaactcatggtataacagtgtattcacattgaatacaagtatattttattctttttgcatgtagaagtaaaaactcataatataacagtgtattcacattgaatacaagtatatttgatcctgttaacatatagaagtaaaaactcatggtatcacagtgtattcacattgaatacaagtatatttgattctttttacatgtagaagtataaactcataatataacagtgtattcacattgaatacaagtatatttgatcctgtttacataaagaagtataaactcataatataacagtgtattcacattgaatacaagtatatttgatcctgtttacatatagaagttaaaactcacggtatcacagtgtattcacattgaatacaggtatatttgattctgcttacatgtagaagtataaactcataatataacagtgtattcacattgaatacaagtatatttgattctgtttacatg
This genomic interval from Daphnia magna isolate NIES linkage group LG8, ASM2063170v1.1, whole genome shotgun sequence contains the following:
- the LOC123475374 gene encoding uncharacterized protein LOC123475374, producing MAGVNGDNEVPQETTTPTTQRDLQDAATWKKQRSAVRQQITKTMRYLGNLVTDRVSRGSISSLMKHLETLLAAATKIHTNLSTVEDQAENDRQDEFHLKYVELAGDALERGQQYLNSRVGEPPSVTAGNRAPSIPASEQNRQEEERKLAQQRADAAALQADAARRQANEASNRADQARREATAAQQALQELDVDDDRASAVTHVSQRLSQLGQDWRQNQRRLNSSTSPAAPDEWIDRYATGQLKPNVTASSRSSVKTELEIYSGKSLDWFEWIDLYRALVHDSGKSAGEKLTILKRHLKGDCLDLVQGLGGGESAYIEALVRLKQSSGRRDVMRAATLQAIEKVELRNDPAIFKRFAERVRTHLFDLSRIGESNAPDLIERISMRLQPPDRFEWNRGRRGGLETRSLNAFGSWLCERAAEYQNAYSIASEQASSSVLKPRRSHARSHPASSTKATDNHSAPKVTFRPFCFKCEGDHKLENCSRFKALVVADRVSFCAKHRLCFGCLGAKHSVRNCFTKKPCKIAGCSLHHHELVHDPDRPATVFTPHATRTEMTRTATAHLRKQSPQQVAMGMMRLRVSSADNGSVWANVLIDEGSDSTLMRQSFASANKISGVHQILTVEGAGGVVKHYRSQRVNFQIDTVYGKKLDLSCSTLPTTVASTTPVTDWGNLKKRWSHLADLPVGETGGRVDILISTDYSHLIVALESRVGDDYEPTTIRSRLGWIIRGIVSDGASVTAAQTHTVNSSTQLDEIAAELRRFCDTENFGTESKTKGMSDDDRQAIAILKAGTKKLDVGYEVPITWKTGEPALVCNKQMTQQRFGGLLRRFSREPAFEKDYRAAVRKTIDKGYASVLSEEEAESAKYFLAHHGFYKGPKLRVVFDAAAPFQGKCLNDAILSGSALQPPLPSVLIQFREGAKAWASDVEVMFSRFRLNLSDANYFCFLWQESPPKTVVCRLDRLPFGATCSPFIAIQTTRRAVSDAGVGEKAVEAVQRRMYVDDYLGSAKSADEGVAEASTVRKALAGADLHFQDWISNSAEFVAAMQEEKKPIPQISSLSADSESTKVLGAVLNTTSDALGFQINRPTEEEYTRLSLTSHVAEIFDPLGLAAPIIIKAKVRLRDLVVKGLKWSDPVEGADRAWWESWFQIVQELAHVSIERCLFPEEDDIVESQLHTFGDASEEAYATVVYVRNQYRCGKIIIRIVKASSKLAPKKSLSVPKLELNTALLSARVAATVQNCLTHSIDRRYFWTDSSTVRNWIRATASFYQIFVANRVGEIQTLTESDEWRFIPGKLNPADAATRSAIGEEVWPKIWQDGPEFLLQPESTWPTDLPWMATTAEIKAIKLYSVQSNPDPFGWSAVGLDCSNLSSFLKLEGETKNLLKRCQSEAFLEDITRLKRGKPLRSSSHLLVLSPTLDEDGILRLGGKIDRAKLPYDARHPPLLPSKHPLTEKIVEVVHGQMHHARTDYLFAKLCQHFLIIRGRELVKKVRRMCPTCIKERAVPAAQLMGNLPAVRLDSYSPPFFHTAVDYFGPIETSPGRNRVTKRYGALFTCLIFCWSFVDSSAFLANLPPSTPIMGRISSERERNDLVDQLEKDPRLSQFRKEKVIDWYFQPPRAPHFGGAHESLVRSTKRALYQALDLEKKALRYPTDEMLRTLFAEKAGFLNSRPLTYASSDPEDFRPLTPNDFLNRPPTFDLLPGKFSDALPRERFRYVQKMAQLFWDLWTKLYLPTLVPRKKWQSAQENLTVGDVVLLLDPNQPRGL